The following proteins are encoded in a genomic region of Oncorhynchus masou masou isolate Uvic2021 chromosome 32, UVic_Omas_1.1, whole genome shotgun sequence:
- the LOC135526849 gene encoding protocadherin beta-16 — protein MVLLLINRIINKGFTKEQLCVTRSSWLRFWGTVLLFGASFGDVRYSVPEEMERGSVIGNLALDLGLKLVEIGARRARIVAEGTRQLCELDYGSGSLLVSERIDREELCVQAAVCVLQYQLLLEDPLKVYSLVLDIQDMNDNSPAFATGLIDLDLVESTVPGRRFPLESAHDPDLGTNSVRDYRLSHNDHFALEMNTQVNGIAYPELVLKKTLDRENQAEYTLTISGVDGGNPARSGTASVHIHVLDANDNVPVFSQRTYRASLIENSATGVLVATLNATDLDDGAYGEITYYFSHMSDKTRGIVEIDPVSGEVRVAGQVDYEEASAHELDVQAKDGGGQASHCKLIIEVIDVNDNEPVIAVKSATAIISEDSKPGTMVALLNVYDLDTGNSGRVKCAISNDIPFKLISEVKNYYMLVTDGILDREMNPHYNITVTAIDSGSPELFSRNVISITVGDVNDNPPTFTQSEYTTKVWENQHRGTLVIRVRAEDLDAGPNAKILYSLSEGMTPETFSSLSINAETGELFTSRPFDYEQASHYQVGVTAQDGGDPPLSSTCTVRVFVGDHNDNTPVVLYPVQSSGFIAEDLVPLEAPKGYLVTKVLAVDADSGNNAWLSYHVVKASQPNLFTVGLHSGEIRTVRPFLEQDESKQTLVIMVRDNGPQSLSATATVNVVIGDDMPVLNELFENTDDDSQASYNLTLYLKIALATVSSLLLVLISAVMYFKMCRRGFVYRASSLPVFPAAYGPPRYADVSRCGTVLKDDQYDSFLTTGSWKGDFRFGPSMDTDPLRKSGMAYQKGTLRRKAL, from the exons ATGGTTTTACTACTAATAAATCGTATTATCAACAAGGGATTTACCAAAGAGCAACTGTGCGTAACACGGAGTAGCTGGCTGCGATTTTGGGGGACTGTGCTTCTCTTCGGCGCGTCGTTTGGAGATGTGCGCTACTCCGTACCAGAGGAGATGGAGCGCGGCTCGGTCATTGGGAACCTGGCTCTGGATCTGGGGCTGAAATTAGTTGAGATTGGTGCACGTCGAGCCCGCATCGTGGCGGAGGGCACTCGGCAGCTTTGTGAGCTTGACTATGGTTCGGGCTCTCTGTTGGTCAGCGAGAGGATAGATAGAGAGGAGTTGTGCGTGCAGGCAGCTGTCTGCGTCCTACAGTATCAGCTGCTGCTGGAGGATCCGCTCAAAGTGTACAGTCTTGTTTTGGACATTCAGGATATGAATGACAATAGCCCTGCTTTTGCTACTGGGTTAATTGACCTGGACCTGGTCGAGTCGACGGTGCCGGGGAGACGCTTCCCTCTGGAGAGTGCGCATGACCCTGATTTGGGAACCAACTCGGTTCGTGATTATAGACTGAGTCACAATGATCATTTTGCCTTAGAAATGAACACTCAAGTGAATGGAATAGCATACCCAGAGCTGGTTCTGAAAAAAACTTTGGACCGGGAGAACCAGGCCGAATACACTCTGACCATCAGTGGGGTTGACGGGGGGAATCCTGCCAGGTCAGGTACTGCGTCTGTTCACATCCATGTTCTGGATGCCAATGACAACGTCCCCGTTTTCAGCCAGAGGACTTACAGAGCCTCTCTGATAGAGAATTCTGCCACGGGCGTTTTGGTGGCGACGCTGAACGCCACTGATTTAGATGACGGTGCATATGGGGAGATAACCTACTATTTCAGCCACATGTCTGACAAAACTAGAGGCATCGTTGAAATTGACCCTGTGAGTGGGGAGGTGAGGGTGGCGGGTCAAGTGGACTATGAGGAGGCGAGTGCGCATGAACTTGATGTCCAGGCTAAAGATGGCGGGGGTCAGGCATCACACTGTAAACTCATCATTGAAGTGATTGATGTGAACGACAACGAACCAGTTATTGCAGTGAAATCAGCCACGGCTATCATTTCTGAGGATTCTAAACCCGGTACCATGGTTGCTCTGCTTAACGTGTATGACCTGGACACTGGAAACAGTGGTCGGGTCAAGTGTGCCATCTCAAACGACATACCTTTCAAGTTGATATCAGAGGTTAAGAATTACTATATGTTGGTGACTGATGGTATATTAGATAGAGAGATGAACCCACACTATAACATCACGGTGACAGCTATCGACTCTGGTTCTCCCGAACTGTTCAGTAGAAACGTGATATCCATCACAGTGGGTGACGTGAATGACAATCCCCCTACATTTACGCAGAGCGAGTACACCACCAAAGTTTGGGAAAACCAACACAGAGGCACGTTGGTGATAAGGGTGAGAGCCGAGGATCTAGATGCAGGACCCAATGCGAAAATACTGTACTCTTTATCAGAAGGCATGACCCCAGAAACATTCTCTTCCCTCTCCATTAACGCAGAGACCGGAGAGCTCTTCACCTCGCGCCCCTTTGATTATGAGCAGGCCAGTCACTATCAGGTAGGAGTGACAGCTCAAGACGGTGGTGACCCTCCTCTTTCCAGTACTTGCACTGTGAGGGTGTTCGTCGGTGACCATAACGACAACACACCTGTTGTTCTGTATCCTGTCCAATCATCTGGCTTCATCGCTGAGGACCTGGTGCCACTGGAGGCACCTAAAGGTTACCTGGTTACCAAAGTGCTTGCTGTAGATGCTGACTCTGGCAATAACGCGTGGCTCTCCTACCATGTGGTCAAAGCGTCACAGCCCAACCTCTTCACTGTGGGCCTGCACAGCGGGGAAATCAGGACTGTGAGGCCATTTTTAGAGCAGGACGAGTCGAAACAAACTCTTGTCATCATGGTAAGGGACAATgggcctcagtctctctcagccacTGCCACAGTCAATGTAGTCATTGGCGATGACATGCCTGTTTTAAACGAGCTTTTTGAGAACACGGACGATGACTCACAGGCGAGCTATAACTTGACGCTTTATTTGAAAATCGCCCTGGCAACcgtgtcttctctcctccttGTTCTGATCAGTGCGGTCATGTACTTCAAGATGTGTCGTCGCGGGTTTGTGTACCGCGCGTCTAGCCTCCCAGTCTTCCCCGCGGCCTACGGCCCCCCGAGATACGCTGACGTCAGCCGGTGTGGAACTGTCCTGAAAGATGACCAATACGACTCCTTTCTGACCACTGGCTCGTGGAAAGGTGACTTCCGTTTCGGGCCCTCCATGGACACTGACCCATTGAGGAAAAGCGGCATGGCCTATCAAAAAGGCACACTCAGACGAAAG GCTCTGTAA